A single genomic interval of Mycolicibacterium sp. MU0053 harbors:
- a CDS encoding winged helix-turn-helix transcriptional regulator, with protein sequence MAVSKKGVNECPIDTALTVIDGRWKGTILWRLQDGPMRTAELRRSIPDITERMLIRHLRELVDAGILDRHDAKTVPPCVHYSISEYGMTLAPVLQSLCDWGRIHMARNM encoded by the coding sequence GTGGCGGTATCGAAGAAGGGCGTCAACGAATGTCCCATCGACACCGCGCTGACGGTCATCGACGGCCGGTGGAAGGGCACCATCCTGTGGCGACTGCAGGACGGTCCGATGCGCACGGCGGAGCTGCGCCGCAGCATCCCGGACATCACCGAACGGATGCTCATCCGGCACCTGCGTGAGCTCGTCGACGCCGGCATCCTCGACCGCCACGACGCGAAAACCGTGCCGCCGTGCGTGCACTATTCGATCTCGGAATACGGCATGACCCTCGCGCCGGTACTGCAGAGTCTGTGCGACTGGGGCCGAATCCACATGGCCCGCAATATGTGA
- a CDS encoding MBL fold metallo-hydrolase, with protein sequence MTVIADTYTGHVEPGSGARRSLPGATVVKVSVGPMDNNAYLITCTATGETLLIDAANDADTLLEVIREHAPQVSLIVTSHQHFDHWQALEAVAQATGAPTAAHALDAEPLPVAPDRTLADGDTVTVGNLEFAVIHLRGHTPGSVALALSGDAVGGVTQLFSGDCLFPGGVGKTWQPGDFERLLDDVSTRVFDVYPDSTVVYPGHGDDTTLGAERPRLGEWRERGW encoded by the coding sequence ATGACCGTCATCGCCGATACCTACACCGGACACGTCGAACCAGGTAGCGGGGCACGCCGCAGCCTGCCCGGTGCCACCGTCGTCAAGGTGTCCGTTGGTCCGATGGACAACAACGCCTATTTGATTACCTGTACCGCCACCGGCGAAACCCTGCTGATCGACGCGGCGAACGACGCCGACACCCTGCTCGAAGTCATCCGCGAGCACGCCCCGCAGGTGTCCCTGATCGTCACCAGCCACCAGCACTTCGACCACTGGCAGGCCCTGGAGGCCGTCGCGCAGGCCACCGGCGCCCCGACCGCGGCCCATGCCCTCGACGCCGAGCCGCTGCCCGTGGCCCCGGACCGGACCCTCGCCGACGGCGACACCGTCACCGTCGGAAATCTCGAGTTTGCGGTTATCCACCTGCGGGGCCACACCCCGGGATCGGTGGCATTGGCGCTGTCCGGCGACGCGGTCGGCGGCGTCACCCAGTTGTTCAGCGGCGACTGCCTGTTTCCGGGCGGGGTCGGGAAAACCTGGCAGCCCGGCGACTTCGAACGGCTACTCGACGACGTCAGCACCCGCGTGTTCGACGTCTACCCGGACTCGACGGTCGTCTACCCCGGCCACGGAGATGACACCACGCTCGGCGCCGAACGCCCGCGGTTGGGCGAATGGCGCGAGCGCGGTTGGTAA
- a CDS encoding winged helix DNA-binding domain-containing protein: MRSFSPAERKARLGRRHFLAAPVAARSAAAAVPAATAALVGWHATDPATPYLSLWSRVADFTVAELDRALYEDRCLVKHLAMRRTLWVFPVERLATVQAGSSNRVADNERRKLIADVEKAGVAEDGAQWLAAAATAVRGYLGRHGHATASEMRAALPELAGTYDPAPGKRWGGAAHLAPRVLTVLAAEAQLVRGPNDGGWTTSRPRWAGTAAWLGSPVEVVAPEPARAELMRAWLRAFGPASLTDIKWWFGATATATRQALAAVDAVEVDLHGAPGYALADDLEPEPDPEPWAALLPSLDPTTMGWSQRDWYLGGHRDQVFDRNGNAGPTAWVNGRVVGGWRQDADARVQLQPLEDIGRDEQKLLHSKAAELTEWLDGTRIAARFPSPLSKQPPATR; the protein is encoded by the coding sequence ATGCGCAGCTTCTCACCGGCCGAACGCAAGGCGCGTCTCGGCCGTCGACACTTCCTCGCCGCCCCGGTCGCCGCACGGTCGGCCGCCGCGGCCGTCCCCGCCGCCACGGCCGCTCTGGTCGGCTGGCACGCGACCGACCCGGCCACGCCGTATCTGTCGCTGTGGTCGCGGGTCGCCGACTTCACCGTGGCCGAGTTGGATCGCGCCCTCTACGAGGACCGCTGCCTGGTCAAGCACCTCGCGATGCGCCGCACGCTGTGGGTGTTTCCGGTCGAACGACTGGCGACGGTGCAGGCGGGGTCCAGCAACCGGGTGGCCGACAACGAGCGCCGCAAGCTGATCGCCGATGTCGAGAAGGCCGGGGTGGCCGAGGACGGCGCGCAATGGTTGGCCGCCGCTGCGACCGCGGTGCGCGGCTATCTCGGCCGCCACGGCCACGCCACCGCGAGCGAAATGCGCGCGGCGCTACCCGAATTGGCCGGGACCTACGATCCGGCTCCCGGTAAACGCTGGGGCGGTGCAGCTCACCTGGCACCGCGCGTACTCACGGTTCTCGCCGCCGAGGCGCAGCTGGTCCGGGGCCCCAACGACGGCGGCTGGACGACCTCCCGTCCGCGTTGGGCCGGCACCGCCGCCTGGCTGGGGTCACCGGTCGAGGTGGTCGCGCCCGAGCCGGCCCGCGCCGAACTGATGCGGGCCTGGCTGCGTGCATTCGGACCGGCGAGTCTCACCGACATCAAGTGGTGGTTCGGCGCGACCGCCACCGCCACCCGGCAGGCCCTGGCCGCCGTCGACGCGGTGGAGGTCGACCTGCACGGTGCGCCGGGTTACGCACTGGCTGACGACCTGGAACCCGAACCGGATCCGGAGCCGTGGGCGGCACTGTTGCCCAGCCTGGACCCCACCACCATGGGGTGGTCCCAGCGCGACTGGTACCTCGGCGGGCATCGCGATCAGGTGTTCGACCGCAACGGCAACGCCGGCCCGACCGCGTGGGTGAACGGGCGGGTCGTCGGCGGCTGGCGCCAGGACGCCGACGCGCGGGTGCAACTGCAGCCGCTGGAGGACATCGGCCGCGACGAGCAAAAACTGTTGCACAGCAAGGCCGCCGAGCTCACCGAGTGGTTGGACGGAACGCGGATCGCGGCCCGGTTCCCCTCCCCGCTGTCGAAGCAGCCGCCCGCTACGCGCTGA
- a CDS encoding phage holin family protein — protein sequence MGSFLLRTALTGFALWIVTLAVPGVYFVGGSNAGQKIGIIFVVAAIFGVINAFIKPIVQLLAIPLYILTLGLIHIVINALMLWITSWITRNTTHWGLDIDQFWWTAIWAAIVLSLVSWGLSLLIRDTVGSRRG from the coding sequence ATGGGATCCTTCCTCCTGCGCACCGCGCTCACCGGCTTTGCCTTGTGGATTGTCACGTTGGCGGTGCCCGGCGTTTATTTTGTCGGCGGTAGCAATGCCGGGCAGAAAATCGGCATCATTTTTGTGGTGGCCGCAATTTTCGGCGTCATCAACGCATTCATCAAGCCGATAGTCCAGTTGCTGGCCATTCCGCTGTACATCCTGACGTTGGGCCTCATCCACATCGTCATCAACGCCCTGATGCTGTGGATCACGTCGTGGATCACCCGGAACACCACCCATTGGGGCCTGGACATCGACCAGTTCTGGTGGACCGCGATCTGGGCGGCCATCGTGCTGTCGTTGGTCAGCTGGGGATTGTCCCTGCTGATCCGCGACACGGTCGGTTCGCGTCGAGGCTGA
- a CDS encoding universal stress protein → MSGYKTVVVGTDGSDSSLRAVDRAGALASGPDARVIIATAYFPSHDDTRAADVLKDEGYKTSGNAPIYAILREAKDRAKAAGATNIEEKAIVGAPVDALVELSEEVSADLLVIGNVGLSTIAGRLLGSVPANVARRSKIDVLIVHTTN, encoded by the coding sequence ATGAGCGGCTACAAGACCGTGGTGGTCGGCACGGACGGCTCGGATTCGTCGTTGCGTGCGGTCGACCGGGCGGGCGCGCTCGCCTCGGGCCCGGACGCGAGGGTCATCATCGCGACCGCGTATTTCCCTTCGCACGATGACACCCGGGCCGCGGATGTGCTCAAGGACGAGGGCTACAAGACCTCGGGCAACGCACCGATCTACGCAATCCTGCGGGAGGCCAAGGACCGCGCCAAGGCCGCCGGCGCGACCAACATCGAGGAGAAGGCCATCGTCGGCGCTCCCGTCGACGCGTTGGTCGAGCTTTCCGAAGAGGTCAGCGCCGATCTGCTGGTGATCGGTAACGTCGGGTTGAGCACCATCGCAGGACGGCTGCTGGGCTCGGTGCCGGCGAACGTCGCCCGTCGCTCCAAGATCGATGTGCTGATCGTTCACACCACGAACTAG
- a CDS encoding MFS transporter: protein MTQPETSLAGGSWRELLGRKYVGASAVLAGGVLLYATNEFLTISLLPSAVEEIGGQRYYAWVMTVYLVASVAGATTVSALLARFGPRLAYLGGLAVFAGGSTVCALAPSMEMLLVGRVVQGAAGGLLAGLGYAVINAALPQSLWTRASALVSAMWGVGTFLGPAGGGLFAQFGSWRWAFGALVALTIAIAVLVPIALPRRSRGHEVVAIRVPVWSLLPLGTAALLVSVAGVPENSVYTAALLVAGGVLVAVFLVVDRRTKDSVLPPTAFRPGPLKWIYLTLGVLMAATMVVMYVPLFGQRLAQLAPATAGALGVTLAIGWTVSEIVSASADRRALVARIVFAAPLVMAVGLAASALLVRDGMDAWLVLVWGLALLIAGVGIGMAWPHLSAWAMTRVDDPAEGPVAAAAINTVQLICGAFGAGLAGVVVNAAGSGDAGAARWVFGVFAVIAAVGCVASYGASRERRITVS from the coding sequence GTGACCCAACCAGAGACGTCGCTGGCCGGCGGGAGCTGGCGCGAGCTGCTCGGCCGGAAGTACGTCGGCGCGTCCGCGGTTCTGGCCGGCGGCGTGTTGCTGTACGCCACCAACGAGTTCCTCACCATCAGCCTGCTGCCGAGCGCGGTCGAGGAGATCGGCGGTCAGCGCTACTACGCGTGGGTCATGACGGTCTACCTGGTGGCCTCGGTGGCGGGGGCTACCACGGTCAGCGCCCTGCTGGCTCGATTCGGACCACGGCTGGCGTACCTGGGTGGGCTCGCGGTCTTCGCCGGCGGCAGCACGGTTTGCGCCCTTGCGCCGAGCATGGAGATGCTGCTGGTCGGCCGGGTGGTGCAGGGCGCAGCGGGTGGGCTGCTCGCCGGACTGGGCTACGCGGTGATCAACGCGGCGCTGCCGCAGTCACTGTGGACCAGGGCCTCGGCGTTGGTGTCGGCGATGTGGGGTGTCGGGACTTTTCTGGGTCCGGCCGGCGGTGGGCTGTTCGCCCAATTCGGTTCGTGGCGCTGGGCTTTCGGTGCCCTGGTGGCCCTGACCATAGCGATCGCGGTGCTGGTGCCCATCGCGCTGCCCCGACGCTCACGCGGCCACGAGGTGGTCGCGATCCGGGTCCCGGTGTGGTCGCTGCTGCCGCTGGGCACCGCGGCACTGCTGGTGAGTGTCGCCGGCGTCCCAGAGAACAGCGTCTACACCGCCGCCCTGCTGGTGGCGGGAGGGGTGTTGGTTGCGGTGTTCCTGGTGGTGGACCGCCGCACCAAGGATTCGGTGCTGCCGCCCACCGCGTTTCGGCCGGGACCCTTGAAGTGGATCTACCTCACCCTCGGGGTGCTGATGGCGGCGACCATGGTGGTGATGTACGTGCCGCTGTTCGGGCAGCGACTGGCTCAGCTGGCGCCGGCCACAGCTGGGGCCCTCGGGGTGACCTTGGCGATCGGCTGGACGGTGAGCGAGATCGTCAGCGCCTCGGCCGACCGGCGCGCGCTGGTGGCGCGGATCGTGTTCGCTGCGCCGTTGGTGATGGCGGTGGGCCTCGCCGCCAGCGCTCTGCTGGTGCGCGACGGGATGGACGCCTGGCTGGTGCTGGTCTGGGGGCTGGCGCTGCTGATCGCCGGGGTGGGCATCGGGATGGCGTGGCCGCATCTGTCCGCGTGGGCCATGACCCGGGTGGACGACCCCGCCGAAGGGCCGGTCGCCGCCGCCGCGATCAACACCGTGCAACTGATCTGCGGTGCCTTCGGCGCCGGTCTGGCCGGCGTCGTGGTGAACGCGGCCGGCAGCGGCGACGCCGGTGCCGCCCGGTGGGTGTTCGGTGTCTTCGCGGTGATCGCGGCGGTGGGTTGCGTGGCGTCCTATGGGGCCAGTCGCGAGCGTCGGATCACGGTGAGTTAA
- the uvrA gene encoding excinuclease ABC subunit UvrA, producing MADRLIVKGAREHNLRSIDLDLPRDALIVFTGLSGSGKSSLAFDTIFAEGQRRYVESLSAYARQFLGQMDKPDVDFIEGLSPAVSIDQKSTNRNPRSTVGTITEVYDYLRLLYARAGTPHCPVCGERIARQTPQQIVDQVLAMDEGLRFQVLAPVVRTRKGEFVDLFEKLNTQGYSRVRVDGVVHSLTDPPKLKKQEKHDIEVVVDRLTVKATAKQRLTDSVETALNLADGIVVLEFVDREEDHPHREQRFSEKLACPNGHPLAVDDLEPRSFSFNSPYGACPECVGLGIRKEVDPELVVPDPDLTLAEGAIAPWSIGQSAEYFTRMMSGLGDALGFDVDTPWRKLPAKARKALLEGSSEQVHVRYKNRYGRTRSYYADFEGVMAYLQRRMEQTDSEQTKERLEGFMRDIPCPECQGTRLKPEILAVTLAAGDRGAKSIAEVCALSISDCSDFLNALTLGPREQAIAGQVLKEVQSRLGFLLDVGLEYLSLERAAGTLSGGEAQRIRLATQIGSGLVGVLYVLDEPSIGLHQRDNRRLIETLTRLKELGNTLIVVEHDEDTIAHADWVVDIGPAAGEHGGTVVHSGTYADLLTNPDSITGAYLAGRESIEIPEIRRTVDPDRQLTVIGAREHNLKQIEVSFPLGVLTSVTGVSGSGKSTLVNDILAAVLANKLNGARNVPGRHTRVTGLEHVDKLVRVDQSPIGRTPRSNPATYTGVFDKIRTLFAATTEAKVRGYQPGRFSFNVKGGRCEACSGDGTIKIEMNFLPDVYVPCEVCHGARYNRETLEVHYKGKTISEVLDMSIEDAAEFFAPITGIHRYLNTLVDVGLGYVRLGQPAPTLSGGEAQRVKLAAELQKRSTGRTVYILDEPTTGLHFDDIRKLLKVINGLVDKGNSVIVIEHNLDVIKTSDWIVDMGPEGGAGGGTLVAEGTPEEVAAVPESYTGKFLSEVLTGRAAAVKAKKKRAPRKRKVSA from the coding sequence GTGGCTGACCGCTTAATAGTCAAGGGTGCGCGCGAGCACAATCTGCGCAGCATCGACCTTGACCTGCCCCGTGATGCCCTGATCGTCTTCACGGGATTGTCCGGGTCGGGGAAGTCGTCGCTGGCGTTCGACACGATCTTCGCCGAGGGGCAGCGCCGCTATGTCGAGTCGCTGTCGGCCTACGCGCGCCAGTTCCTCGGTCAGATGGACAAGCCGGATGTCGACTTCATCGAGGGTCTTTCCCCGGCGGTGTCCATCGACCAGAAATCCACCAACCGGAACCCGCGCTCGACGGTCGGGACCATCACCGAGGTCTACGACTACCTGCGGTTGCTCTACGCGCGGGCGGGCACCCCGCACTGCCCGGTCTGCGGTGAGCGCATCGCCCGCCAGACCCCCCAACAGATCGTCGACCAGGTGCTGGCGATGGACGAGGGGTTGCGGTTCCAGGTGCTGGCGCCCGTCGTGCGGACCCGCAAGGGCGAGTTCGTCGACCTCTTCGAAAAGCTCAACACCCAGGGCTACAGCCGAGTCCGGGTCGACGGCGTCGTGCACTCGCTGACCGACCCGCCCAAGCTCAAGAAGCAGGAGAAGCACGACATCGAGGTTGTGGTGGATCGGCTGACGGTCAAGGCGACCGCCAAGCAGCGGCTCACCGACTCGGTGGAGACCGCGCTGAACCTGGCGGACGGCATCGTCGTGCTGGAGTTCGTGGACCGCGAGGAGGACCACCCGCACCGCGAGCAGCGCTTCTCCGAGAAGCTGGCCTGTCCCAACGGGCACCCGTTGGCCGTCGACGACCTGGAACCGCGGTCGTTCTCGTTCAACTCGCCCTACGGCGCGTGCCCCGAGTGCGTGGGCCTGGGCATCCGCAAGGAGGTCGACCCCGAACTGGTGGTGCCCGACCCGGACCTGACGCTGGCCGAGGGGGCCATCGCGCCGTGGTCGATCGGGCAGAGCGCCGAGTACTTCACGCGGATGATGTCGGGACTCGGCGACGCGCTGGGCTTCGATGTCGACACCCCGTGGCGAAAGCTGCCGGCCAAAGCGCGCAAGGCCTTGCTCGAGGGCTCCAGCGAACAGGTGCATGTCCGTTACAAGAACCGGTACGGCCGTACCCGCTCCTATTACGCCGACTTCGAGGGCGTGATGGCGTATCTGCAGCGCCGCATGGAGCAGACCGACTCCGAGCAGACCAAGGAGCGGCTGGAAGGTTTCATGCGCGACATCCCGTGCCCGGAATGTCAGGGCACCCGGCTCAAGCCGGAGATCCTGGCGGTCACGCTGGCCGCCGGGGACCGCGGCGCAAAGTCCATCGCGGAAGTGTGCGCCCTGTCGATCTCGGACTGCTCGGATTTCCTGAACGCACTCACGCTGGGTCCACGCGAGCAGGCCATCGCGGGTCAGGTCCTCAAGGAGGTGCAGTCGCGGCTCGGGTTCCTGCTCGACGTCGGGCTGGAGTACCTGTCGTTGGAACGCGCCGCCGGCACGCTGTCCGGTGGTGAGGCGCAACGCATCCGGCTGGCGACCCAGATCGGCTCCGGTCTGGTGGGTGTGCTCTATGTGCTGGACGAGCCCTCGATCGGGCTGCACCAGCGCGACAACCGCCGGTTGATCGAAACACTCACGCGCCTCAAGGAACTCGGTAACACGCTGATCGTCGTCGAGCACGACGAGGACACCATCGCGCACGCCGACTGGGTGGTCGACATCGGCCCGGCCGCCGGCGAACACGGCGGAACCGTGGTGCACAGCGGGACCTACGCCGACCTGTTGACGAACCCCGACTCCATCACCGGGGCGTATCTGGCCGGCCGGGAGAGCATCGAGATCCCCGAGATCCGGCGGACCGTGGACCCCGACCGGCAACTCACGGTGATCGGCGCCCGGGAGCACAACCTCAAGCAGATCGAGGTGTCGTTTCCACTGGGTGTGCTCACCTCGGTCACCGGGGTCTCCGGTTCGGGTAAGTCCACGCTGGTCAACGACATCCTGGCGGCGGTGTTGGCCAACAAGCTCAACGGCGCGCGTAATGTGCCCGGCCGGCACACCCGCGTCACGGGCCTGGAGCATGTCGACAAGCTGGTGCGGGTCGATCAGTCACCGATCGGGCGCACGCCGCGCTCCAATCCCGCCACCTACACCGGGGTCTTCGACAAGATCCGGACGTTGTTCGCGGCCACCACGGAGGCCAAGGTGCGCGGCTATCAGCCGGGCCGGTTCTCGTTCAACGTCAAAGGCGGCCGCTGCGAGGCGTGTTCGGGCGACGGCACCATCAAGATCGAGATGAACTTCCTGCCGGACGTCTACGTGCCCTGCGAGGTCTGCCATGGCGCCCGGTACAACCGCGAGACCCTCGAGGTGCATTACAAGGGCAAGACCATCTCCGAGGTCCTCGACATGTCGATCGAGGACGCCGCCGAGTTCTTCGCCCCGATCACCGGGATTCACCGCTACCTCAACACCCTCGTCGATGTCGGATTGGGGTACGTCCGGCTGGGCCAGCCGGCCCCCACGCTGTCCGGCGGCGAGGCGCAGCGGGTGAAGCTGGCCGCCGAGCTGCAGAAGCGGTCGACCGGGCGTACCGTCTACATCCTCGACGAGCCCACCACGGGCCTGCATTTCGATGACATTCGTAAGCTGCTGAAGGTCATCAACGGTCTTGTGGACAAAGGTAATTCGGTGATCGTGATCGAGCACAACCTGGACGTCATCAAGACCTCGGACTGGATCGTCGACATGGGACCCGAGGGCGGCGCCGGCGGCGGCACCCTGGTGGCCGAGGGCACCCCGGAGGAGGTCGCGGCGGTTCCCGAGAGCTACACCGGCAAGTTCCTCTCGGAGGTGCTGACCGGGCGGGCGGCGGCGGTGAAGGCCAAGAAGAAGCGGGCACCCCGCAAGCGCAAGGTCAGCGCGTAG
- a CDS encoding DUF1772 domain-containing protein, translated as MREIIEVIALVLAGPLAGVEFAVAAFTHPVLGRLPDGAFAQARSDDARVLGKAMPFWYVATLVALIAAAVLSGGDWLETTAAALMAIVVLITVTLMVPINNRIGRWVGAADVSRDEARRWDRLHAVRVALLFAVFGLLVFQVGG; from the coding sequence ATGCGGGAAATCATCGAAGTCATTGCCCTGGTCCTGGCCGGCCCGTTGGCCGGCGTCGAGTTCGCCGTCGCGGCCTTCACCCATCCGGTTCTCGGTCGGCTTCCCGACGGCGCATTTGCCCAGGCACGCAGCGACGACGCCAGGGTGTTGGGCAAGGCGATGCCGTTTTGGTACGTCGCCACACTGGTGGCGCTGATCGCCGCGGCCGTACTCTCGGGCGGCGACTGGCTCGAGACGACGGCGGCCGCGCTGATGGCGATCGTCGTCCTGATCACGGTGACGTTGATGGTGCCGATCAACAACCGGATCGGTCGATGGGTTGGCGCCGCGGATGTTTCGCGGGACGAGGCGCGGCGCTGGGACCGTCTGCACGCGGTGCGGGTGGCGCTGCTGTTCGCGGTGTTCGGCTTGCTGGTATTTCAGGTGGGTGGGTGA